The window GAGAGGGAGATGTACGACAACTTCGCCGACCTCTACGCCATCGTCAAGACCACGGACAAGCTGGAGAAGGCGTACGTCCGAGACCTCGTCTCCTCCGCCGAGTACGAGGCGGAGTGCCTCAAACTAATCGCCCAGTTTCGCACCCTCCATTCCGCCCTCCACGGCGCCGTCCCCTCCCTCGATCGCTTCGCCGAGGTCTACCGCCTCGACGCCCCTGCTGCCCTCAACCGCCTCCTTGTTTCCGGCGTCCCCGCAACCGTCGAGCACCGCGCCGCTGCATCCTCTTCCTCGTCCGCCTCTGCCGCCGCCGTTGCCGAATGCGTGCAGAACTTCATTACCGCCATGGACTCCGTCAAGCTCAACATGGTGGCCGTCGACCAGGTGCACCCCCTCCTCTCCGACCTATCCACGTCCCTAGCCAAGCTTGGGACCGGTCTCCTCCCACCGGACTTCGAGGGCCGTGTCAAGGTTCGTGATTGGCTCTCTCGCCTCGCTAAGATGGGCGCCGCCGACGAGCTCACCGAGCAGCAGGCCCGCCAGTTCCACTTCGACCTCGAGTCCTCTTACAACGCCTTCATGGCCGCTCTCCCCAACGCCGACTCTTGATTCTCCCTCCGTATATCCTCTTCTCTTCaggttcatcatcatcattgagtGTTCTCACCATACATGCGATTCTTTCATGCAACGCTATAATTTCTTGACTTTTGGGAACCTGCTTGAGCTTTTCTTGTCTTCAATATCAGAGTACTTTTGAAGCTTTGGCACACACGAAATGGTTCATAATCCAAAAGATCAGTATGTTCTTCATTGTTTTTCCTTAGACTTCTCCCTTACCGTGCATTTCTTTAGGTGATTTTTCATGCTTTATGGATGCAGTTATGATTTGAAAGCCTCATCCCTTGTCCTATAAATTTACTGTAATTGTAAAAGGGTATGACAACTCTGGCTTATCATGTACATACTTTCAGGTTATTTTAATAATGGAGTGGTTTCTACTTAAGAAAAACTAgtcttttttgtttatttaactttttttttgtgttgtattttcataaaattgCTTAATTGGAATTAAAAAAGACTAAATTCCAGTGCTTGTCAACTAAAATTAAATAGTTATTTATTCATTTTCTGTTGCATAGGACTTGGTTTCctcatgcaaaatttataatttttctgAACAACCTTGAGCCATCGTGTAAGCAAATGTCATATGTAATGGCACTGGCTGACATCTACCGGTGAAAGATCATAGCTAACTAAACAAGCTTAATTTTTTCACTACTTGTGTAGTAGTCACAAAGTCGCTGCTTATCCTAGTTCAATCCATGGAGCTATGAGAAGATTGAGGTACACGAAGCCCTAGATAAAGAGCAGATCACTTGAATATTTTATGTGGTCAATTATTTTAAGAAGCTTGGTAGATAATCTTGAATTGTGATCTATTGGCTGACAATTTGTGTGATTAATAAATTTTGTTATTAACTTGTGTGAAACAGTCAACTTAAAGATATGGTTTAGAGAATGACATGTGCTTGAACTAAATGCAAAGATAAATGAGTTTCTTTGCTTTTCCTTCTATAAGCCTTCAACATTATGCTGCTTTTGCTTTACTCCTATTATAATAGGAGCAGCCCTTGCCTTTTCTTTCAGCCATTCCAGACTGTAGGCATCCATCATATGTATGGCTGATTTAATATTGTTGCCTCTCAGGATATCATGAGTGACAAATTAAAGGATTTATATGGTCGAACAATAATTCTATGTATGATTTCTATTTGAGAGTCGAGACTGTTTTTGGATTTCCAGGAAGATGCTTGAGCTTCCTATTTGAGTCTATGCATAGATCTAAGGGAAGATGCTTGTGATCTAAATACATTTTGAACAAGGTATATGCATGTGCTTAATCATATATTCGAATTAAGACGATAATACTTATTCATGGAGGTAACGCTATTACTTTTGTGGAGATAAACCTTCATCGTAGGCTTAGAACAATCCGGAATATGATTTATGTTTATCCAGTCCCTTCTGGTCATGGATGTCCAATTTTTAACAGGACATGCAATGATTACCAGATTATAGTATCACATATTTTTCCTTCATTATTCGACTGTCAATTGCTGTGGATGTGTTTAGAGGACACAAAAAAGTTAATCAAGTTATAATTTATTACTATTTGAAGCATCTAGTAGTTGGAAATCATGTTGTGTATATCTTGAGCAGCCACTAAGGGCAATAGTAATATGGAAGTCTGACAGGTTGCAGCATTATCATGCAATTCTATGGGAAGTTTTTGGAGGCAGGTCTCCCTTGAGAATTACATGGAGGTGGATCACAGCAGTCATTGGACAACTAgtcttttttaaatataaagaagATTTAGATGACTGTTCAACTTTTCCTTGTAGGAACTTAGAGGAGGATGCAAGCATACGTTTGATACTAAATCATAACTTCTCTTCCAATCCTTTGAGTTTATGgtattttttaatttgttttaCATGTTGATGAGGTGGACCAACACAAACAGATTTTGACTTGGGTATATACTGACGAGTAACCCTAGCAGCATTATTTTCTAATAGCAGCTTTTGTTTGAGACATGATTAACGAAGGACCGCAGTTGAGTTACATCCTTTCAAAATTTTgagtttctttttccttttcttttcttttggttcaAAGTGAGAAGTGTGCTAAAACTTTTTAGTTACTCGCAACGTGGAACATTCTGAGTCGCAATACGAGTGCTATCTTGCAGTTGTCATGCATAACTTAGCATGGTTTGTGCTGTGGGTTAGGGTTTGTTGGTTCATTATTTTGGGTCATGGCATATTGAATTACTTAGGTAATTAACTAGTATATAGTTGGGTTGATAAGAATTTTGGGAGGACACAAAGCTATAACTTATTGACTTTTTGCGATTCGGTACTTCTGCTGTTTTGGGTTTTTCTTGGAAGGATGCTAGAATAAACTTTATTCTTGAAGAATTTTGGAGTCAGAATCCTTATGgatatttgttttgttttttttctctaaaaCTGAATGACATTATGAGACTGGATTCTTAATTTTAAACTTGTAGATGATGTACCATAATTGACTCAGGATTGTGAAGTATCACCATTCTGGAGGGTGGAGGAACCCCGATAACTGTCGGTAAAACAAGCTGCAATATGTTCATGTGTAACTGATCAAGTAAGGGTTGTGCAAACCATTCAGCATCATGATGGTCACCGTGACTGTCAGGTAGCTGATTAATAAAGAGGGACCTTCTCGAAAGTTTGATCAGATGAAAAAACAGGAACTTTTGTGTGGCTCCTTAAGTTTCGTAAAATCGAGTACAGGAACTTCCACACGAGATGAATTTGTATAAAGATCGATTCATGGCTACTTTGTAGAAAACGGCTTTTCCTTGGTAGCTTGGGCTTCTAGCAGAAAGATACTTGTCATCTCACGGTCGAGATGTCCATCACTATGaaaatttgtatttttttttttttttgtattaggcAATGGTTTGTGAATTTATGCAGTAGTTATAGCCAAAATACTTGATGGAGGTTCATTTGTTTGATTTAAAATTTTGGTAGTGTATGAGATGATAATATTGTTTCATGAATCTGTGTGACAAGCTATTCCTGCTGAAATCTCAAACAGATTAGTATCCACTATTTTAAATGCTtggaaaaaatgaaagaaagaagaaaaaaaaaatctttgaaaCATGGTTTGAGCCTCAGTACATTGTTTGCTGAACAGAACCATCATGGGACTTTGGTGGCCTCTAAGCAGTGCCTGTGTTCCTTTGATTGATCTGAGGAATGCCTGTCTGTGTTGCCTGCTGCTTGGAAGGATCTTACCATCATTCATCTACATTATGTGATGGTTCCCATGGAGGGCCAATTTGCAACTTATTGAGGATAATTTTACCTTTCAGTTTAGTGGATGGTTATCCATTGTGTATGTAGTATCATACTATTTCTTATTGTTCAggcattataaataaatattttaaaaagtaaATTCTTTTTAAAATATTGTTTCCTCTTTTTACCCTTATATATACCTTTCACCTTTTTCTCtaaatttgttgttacattcaaaCTGAAGTTTATGATGTTGAAATATATTGATGAATTTGGAAAATATCAACCATTTTATATACCTGCACGATAACTTGC of the Musa acuminata AAA Group cultivar baxijiao chromosome BXJ2-10, Cavendish_Baxijiao_AAA, whole genome shotgun sequence genome contains:
- the LOC104000342 gene encoding vacuolar protein sorting-associated protein 28 homolog 1; translated protein: MEDVRLWRDKREREMYDNFADLYAIVKTTDKLEKAYVRDLVSSAEYEAECLKLIAQFRTLHSALHGAVPSLDRFAEVYRLDAPAALNRLLVSGVPATVEHRAAASSSSSASAAAVAECVQNFITAMDSVKLNMVAVDQVHPLLSDLSTSLAKLGTGLLPPDFEGRVKVRDWLSRLAKMGAADELTEQQARQFHFDLESSYNAFMAALPNADS